In a genomic window of Anaerolineales bacterium:
- a CDS encoding NifU family protein, giving the protein MNADSILGESLPHDSLQGLIESLSAYIEQYHGGAVRYLGVEGKILKVKLEGACSGCPLSPSTLHGWVEGTVKQFFPEIERVEAMEERTA; this is encoded by the coding sequence ATGAACGCCGATTCCATTCTGGGCGAATCCCTGCCGCACGATTCCCTCCAAGGGCTGATCGAATCCCTCAGCGCCTACATCGAGCAGTATCACGGGGGCGCGGTCCGCTACCTCGGCGTGGAAGGGAAAATCCTCAAGGTGAAGCTGGAAGGGGCATGCAGCGGATGCCCGCTTTCGCCCAGCACCCTGCACGGCTGGGTGGAGGGCACGGTCAAGCAATTCTTCCCGGAAATCGAACGCGTCGAGGCGATGGAAGAGCGGACGGCATGA